Within the Hevea brasiliensis isolate MT/VB/25A 57/8 chromosome 2, ASM3005281v1, whole genome shotgun sequence genome, the region atttagagagataaaaaagaagaaaaagaaataaaaataataaatataaattaaataatttatttatatttataagtaACGAAGAGTCATATCACCTCTttagataaatatattttttttattttaaatttatatttaattttatatatattaattgtttaatttcattgattaatgattattaggttgaaatcaaagttaaaattagatcaaataacttaaaaattaagtctaaattaaaaaatcaataaaaaaatcaaaccgattgatttaaattaaatcgaaccgaaataGAGCTATTCTATTCGATTAGATTTTTCACTCATttcgattcagttcgattttcaaaatttacgatttgatttttataatttaattcgattcggtttgattcgattcgatttaaatcgaatgctcactcctaaaTATGAGTAACAAAATGAGCAAAAATTTTCAAAGCAATCTCGGATTGAGATCAACTTAAAAGGTCTTTACAATAATTTGGTACTGTAcactaaaatattgaattatcgtAAAGCAATTATTCAACGCTTATAAGATATGATAATCCGTGGAGGATAATTCTAATTTGTTTAAATAAAATTGGCTCACTAACTAAAATTTCTGGTGCTGCGACTGCCAACAATTGTCGCGATGGGGCCTGGCCTGCGATTGGCATATGTCAAACACCAAAACACTATAATTGCAACATGACAATTAAAGATGTGTGTTGGACGTTGGCGTCAATCGTTGTTCTTACCCATTCCACAACCTGTCTTTTTCATTGGACATCTCTTCCTTGGGTAAGGATAACGACTGTATCTTCCCCGGACATTGACAAAAATACGTATAAATACTACACTTGGATCTCCAACACCAAACTAAAATTCTGATTGgcgttattattaaaattatttattaattttttaaaaatatttaaaataatatttttatttaaaaaaataattttaatctttTAAATTCAATGTCTGTAAGAATAATTATACAAGAAAACTCAGTCTCACCTCCACCCTCTACAATTGTGTGTATGGTTCACCTCTTAAACATAATACTATGCTTGAGATCGGAGAAAAATAAGAtagaaagaaaaattataaaaaaaaaaataaaagataaaataaatattttattatttaataaagttATTTTCTAACTAAATaaggagaaaaaaaataaaattctcatcacatttattttttttaatttttctcttgccaaaaaataatttttaaatatattaattaaaaatattaaaaattaagtttaataaattttagttattaaaacaataaataataaaacggttttcttaaattattattttaataatatttaaatatttttttaaaaagtaattttaacTTTTATACTGCCTttgttcaattttatttttatatttaaaatttacacaataattaaaaaaataattaaataactttattttTACAAAAATGTATTAATAATCTgttaaattatcatttattttattaaaaaattatataaataattattataatatttaataaaaatgaaaaaataattaatattctttaattttcaaatataataattaattttaaattaaaaaaattaaaataagacaaATAAAAATAGAGGCGCTAACGGTCTTTGCTTACGGACTCACGACGGCCCTTAGATATACTAGCCAATCAAAATCTCATTCGGCATATTGAAAGGGTAATTTTGTAATATCATCCAGTAATGTTGTACGTGGATCGTGCCAGCTGGCGATTTCAGAGAAAAGGGATTAGAGATTTTGCAGTGAATCCAAGTCCCCCAAGGCCCCAGTCGTTTTGGGTTGTGGCACTCCACGCTCTTGTCTTGTCCAATGCCAAAAGCTGCAATAATTTGGAGCCTTATAATTGTGTTTCCGAATTCTGGTTTTTAGATTGGTTCCGATTCTGATTCTCTATAAATTCTGGTTTACTTTAAGTTGGTGATCTTATCAGAGTCGAGTTACTGAGAATTGGGAGCTGTCTGTGCTTGGGTTTGAGAAGAACATCGACGAAAGGAAATGTGGGGATTTGGGGGGAGGTATTATTGGGGGAGAAGGGAAAGGAAAAGGGTAGGGATAGTGGTGATATTTGCTTGGATGTCGAGCCAAGAGAAGCACGTGAAGAGCTACGTCGACCTCTATTCGTTGCGTGGCTGGGATTCACTTGTTTGTCATTCCCAATTCCTCAATATGTAAGTTTTGATAATTCTCGAGTCTCTGATTCTTTTGTTTACTTCTTGTTCATGAATTTGGTTGGTGTTGCACTTTCTGATGATATTTGTTCTGGGTTTGGTTAACTTTGATTCTGTGTAATTTATACTGCTTCTGGGTTTGGTTTCGGTTTGACAGAGTTTGCGAGATTGGTTGTTGAGTATAAAAAGTAACCGACTTTTGGTTGAATTTTCGCTTGATTAATATTTGTTTGCGGATGATACTCAATTCTATTATTGTCGAATTTGTACGACAAATTGTGCTGGTAGACATGGGAATTAGCTTACTGCATGTTGTGTTTTTGAGGTATAAAGGTTAAATTTGCAATTTTGGGAATTAGATGTCCTCCTATATTCATTGGAAAATTTTGCTATTTTCTATTAGAATATTACGGAATGTCTCTGTAGTAGGATAATGGATAAGATTAGAAATTACCAAATCGGCTGTAGAGTGCATGTAGCACATATTAGGAATAAAATGAGAGTGTTAATATGGTTTAATGCGGTGAATCAAATGCATATGTATGGGATTGCAATAAATTACTGGTAAAAGGAATGAGGAGGAAAATGGAGATATCTAAAATGTCATGGATGGAAGTAGtaataaaagatttataatttttgaatatttATGTGGAACTGATCTCAAATAGAGCTAAATGGCGAAAATTGATCCATATAGCTGACTTTAATTAGTTTGGAATTAAGGTTTAGTTGTTATTATTTCTATTAGAATATCAAGGATTCTAATTTTCTGAAATCTGAAATTATAGCCTGAGAAAAAAGTAGCCTGTTTGCAGTAGCTCTCTTTTAACACATTAATTTTGACCTCAGACCATAATGTCTATAATCTACACAGGTTCTTTCCTGAGAAGGCTGAAGTTTTAGCATTTGATATTCTCAACATACTTATTGAGGTTAGttccattttatttctttatcTGTGTATATGAATGTTTGTGTGGCTGTGATCTGCTGAAATTACATCCAGTGCTCCCTGACCTGTCTCTTGACAGACAATTCCACACCACATGATCCAAATGCCTGTGCTCTGTCCTTTCGCACAAAGATGCACAACTCAATTAATTAGTAATTTTGATGAGTGTTTATTTGGCTATGATCTGGTGGAGTTCCATCTTATGCTTCATTACCTTTTCCCTTGCCAAACATTCCCCTGTGTATTTTAAACGGCGCACCCTATTAGCTGGACTTTTGTGCTCCTTCCTTTCACATGGAATCTGCCAACGCTTGGCGCTTGGCGCTTGGTTATCTATTAATTTTCTTGCTTCATTATGGATGTTCAGGAGCTGAAGATGAAGCCATGCCCTCTAGTCTTTGCTTCCTTTTCTGGGGGTCCAAAAGCCTGTATGTACAAGGTTCTTCAGGTAACTAACTCACACTTCTGTGCTTGAATGCTATCAATGGAATTTCTATGGATGATAAATTTATTTTTGCATTGCAGATTATTGAGGGAAAGTGTAaactagaaatgaatttggtacgtTAGTCTTTTGCAGTTAAATAGATGAGTTTTTCCTTCTCTACTTGAAATGTTATCATTTCTAGTTGCTGTGGTTTCTACGCAGATACTATTGTCTTATATTTTGCTAGTGTTTGGTGATTCATACACTTAAATActgttttttttttgtcattataAAGGATGACTGCCGACTGGTTAGGGACTGTATTTCGGGTTATATCTATGATTCTAGTCCAGTGGATTTTACAAGTGATCTGGGGAGACGATTTGTTGTTCACCCATCTGTTCTTAAAATCTCCCATACACCAAGAGTACTATCATGGATGGCAAATGTCATTTGTAATGGCCTTGATGCAGTCTTCCTCAACACGTTTGAGTCACAGAGAGCTGAGTATTGGCAGACACTGTACTCTTCTGTTGTGAGTACATTGTAGCTTAATTCTTGTAAAACCTTTTTTTGCCTTTTCCCTTATGCAAATGGTAATGTAATATCATTCTATTGCAGAGCATGGGGGTCCCATATCTCATTCTGTGTTCAGAAAGTGATGATCTTGCTCCATATCAAGTTATATGCAATTTCACTAAAAGACTTCGAGAACTTGGGGGTGATGTAAAACTTGTGACTGTGAATGGCTCTCCTCATGTAGGTCTgtctaaaatttaacaattatttGTAATCATGAATGCATTTTGGTCATGTCCCTGTAGAAAGTATAAATATCTTGGTGATGCTTTGAATGAAACTAAAAATTGTTAAACACAAAggatgcttctgattcaatccttctGCTGTCAAGTACTCATGTTTTAAGTTAATCTTTTTGGTGCCAAGCATTTGTATGTTACATTTGTGTTGACAGTAACATCTTTCTCCCTTGTGTTAGAAACTGTGAAACAGTAACATCTTTCTCCATTTGGCATTTTGAATGATCAGACATTTCATTAAGAGAAGTCTGTTGTTTTTCTTGTATATTTGGAAGGAACAGTATTATGTAACATTTATTAACTTGGAACTTTATGTATTGAATTTTAAATGCCAtttttctagattttttttttttggactgaAAGAGACTAATGTCCGTCCAGATGCTCTTGATACAATCATATTGGCGTGTTTTCAAATTCTCTTCATGCGTTTCATTTGTTGTAGGTCACTATCGGGTTCATCCAATTGATTACAGGGCTGCTGTGACTGAGCTCCTTGGCAAGGCAGCTGCAGTATACTCCCAAAGAATTCAACGACTTGAAGGAGAAAGAATAGGTGTAGAGAGGACACACGACAAGATCTCTGAACCAATTTGTGACCTGAGGAAAGCAGCTGCCAGTCCAAACCAAAGCTTTCGGGGAGttaccatccaaccaagtgaccaTTTCTTCATGCCAAGCTCGGTAGGGTATTATGAGGGTAGAGATGTTGGTTCTCTGCAAGATGAACAGAAGCAAGGCTTGATACATTTGCCTGGCCCTCCAAGTACTAATGCTCATGGAGTTCTTGGTCAAATCCTTTTTGATGTCTGTGTTCCAAAGAACATTGAAGGTTGGGATATAAGGCCATCAACATCCTTAAGCAGACAACCATATGCGTCTACTCGGAGGCATGTTCCATTTAATCCCATCAAATGCATACGTCGTTCAAGATTGTAAAATCTCTATCATATGAAGGCTGATAAATATGAGAACATGCATGCGGGATTTGTATTTGGTTTGTGATAGAGCAAAGAACTTGAAATaaacaaaagaaaagagaatAAAGAGAATTGCACTGGTATTTACTTAAGAACAATGAACATACTAAAATTCTCAATTACAATATTACACCAAACAAGGCTTCAAGGAAATAAACATCAGAAAAACTTTCACTGGCCCAAGCAGAATTGCTCGTAACAAAATAACTAACCTCTCTCCCTTTTCTTATTACTGAAATACTCTATTTGTTTTATGTCCTGGCTGCCAACTCGTCCTAATTTGTTATGCCCCTCCATTTGCATGAGATCCCTTTGGAATATCTCCTGttacttttcctttcttctttactCTTCTAGCATAAACCCTCAAGGTCTAGGCCCATTGAAATGTTTTTCTGAGCTCCTTTCTGTATCAATACCCATCCCTTCAACCGCAACCTTGTCCTCAAGGTGAAAAGAATGAATCTGATTAACAAAATCAACTTCATCAATCCAAGTAGACTCATCAAAATTGAGAAACCAAGTTGTCTTGATGAAGAATGGACTTCCTATGAAGCACTTCCTTAGGTTCGTACATATCGCCATCAATGGCCATGTAAGTGGGACGCTGAGAAATAACAGCAGTAGAACCAAAGCATTTTTCAGCTGAGATACGTGAAAAACAGGGAGGATGCGAGCCCCTTTTGACAATTGAAGACGATAAGCAACCGGACCAATTCTTGCGGTAATTAAAAAGGGATCGTAAAAACGAACAGCAAGTTTAGAGTGGACCCTACGGTGCACAAATAATTGGCGATGAGGTCTAAATTTAAGTAAAACAGAATCACCCACATTAAAGTGAACTTCATGCCTTTGCTTGCTGGCTGCCTTAGTCATGTGTTGTTGCGCCCGTTGAAGATTATAATGCAACTGTCTTAAACTTCATCCCTATCAGCCAAGTCTTGTGCTACAACGTCTACTTTAATTTTCCCGGGCAAGAATTGAGACAAGGTTCGAGGAGGTCGTCCATGCACAATCTGAAATGGAGTAATGCCAGTAGCGGTGTGAAACTAATCGCTCCAATGCTTAGGTTGTTCAGAAGACCTCCGTCAGCCCGTCAGTTTTGGGGTGATAAGCGGTGCTCATTCATAACTTGGCGCCCTGAAGATGAAAGAGCTCTTGCCAAAAATTACTAAGAAATACAATGGAAAGGGCCATACCATGCAAGTGCACAATTTCTTTTGTGAATAATGCAGCAACAATGGGAGCTGTGAAGGGGTGTTTCAGTCCCTAAAAATGACCATATTTTGATAAACGATCAGTAACATGCAATCATAACTATTGGGTCGAGGTAAGCCCGTAATAAAATCCATTGAAATATCAGCCCATGCCTGCTGTGGAATTGGTAACGGTTGAAGCAGCCCTCCAGGACTCAGAGTTTGGTACTTCTGTTGATGGCAGGTAGGACATTTAGCCACAAAGAGCTGAATCATCTTCATCATACCTTTCCAATAGACATTTGCAGCAAGACTCTCGTATGTTCTCAAGGCTCCAGATTGGCCTCTATGGTGTAGCATGAAATTCAGCTAATAATTTTGGTATCCACTTTGAAGTAGCAAGAATCACAAGGCGACCTTTGTAGAATAAACGATTATGGACCAAAAAAAGTGAGGATGATGAGTGAGACCTTGGCAAAGGTCCTGAAGCATTTGATTGTACTAAGGATCTAATAAGAGCTCATCCTCAAGATGCTTCAAAACAAACCAATAAGGATGAGAAAGCACTGTACACCTAGCTCCCCATGACAACGCGAAAGAGTATCAGCTGCTTTTATAGCCACCTGGGGCTTATAAAGAATATCAAATTCATACCCCAATAATTTAGCTACCCACTTTTGTTGATCTTGATTTATAACTTGTTGATTAAGTAAATGGCACAGACTATGGTGATCCATGCGAACTAGAAACTTTCTACCCATTAAATACAGCTGCCAATGGTGAATAGCAAGGACGAGAGCCATTAATTCCCTCTCATAAACTGATTTTGAATATGATCTGTCAGATAAAGCTCTACTATAATAAGCAACAGGACGCTGATCTTGCATAAGGACTGCCCCAATACCTTTGCCCAAAGCATCACATTCCACAATGAAAAGGTTGGCGAAATTAGGCATAGCCAACACAGAGGCAGATATCATAGCACGTTGGAGCTGGTCAAAGGCCTATTGTGCAGCTGGAGGCCAAGAAAACACATGCTGCTGATCTTTACGAAGCAATGCAGTAAGAGGGGAAGCTATTTTGCCGTAGTCCCTTATGAAGCGTAATAGTCTGTGAGTCCTAAAACCCCACGAATAGCTCAAACAGAAGTGGGTTGAGGCTATCTTAGAATATAACTAATTTTTCCCGGATCCATGGTCGCACCCTCTTTTGAAATAAGATGGCCCAAGTATTCAACCTGAAGATGTCCCAGCATGCTTTTATTTTGACTAGCCTTAAAGTGATTATGCAGTAGCAAATCCAGAACCACACGGAGATGAGAATGCGCTCCTGCCAAGATGTGTTGTAAATGAGAATGTCATCGAAAAAGACGAGCGGAGATATGGGCGAAATAAATTGTTTATGATCAGAAATTCATAATGATCGGAGTGAGTCCGAAAGACTGTTTTCGGAACATCGTCTTCTTTAACATGGATTTGATGACCCCGAGCGCAAATCAATCTTGAAAAAATAAGTATGTGCCATGTAATTCATCTAACATCTCTTGAATGACTAGTATCGGATACTTGTTCCAAACAACGACCTTGTTAAAAGCACGGTAGTCTACACAGAATCGCCAACTACTATCCTTCTTCCAAACCAAAAGCACTAGACTAGAGAACGGACTAGAACTGGGCCGAATAATACTAGCAGCCAACATCTGATCCACTAATTTCTCTATTTCATCTTTCTGACCATGACCATATAAATAAGGACGTACATTAACTGGGCCTGAATCAGGTAATAGAGGAATGCTATGGTCCGTGTCGAGATGAGTAGGAAGAGTCGAAGGCTCTTCAAACAATGACCGATATTGAGATTAACAAAGAATGCAATTCTTGTTGTTGTATGCTAGTGAACTTTTGATCAAGAAGGGTAGAGTGAGTGGAAGATAATTCCCATGATAAAATACAATAATCAACATCATTTAATTTTGCTAAAGAAGAAAAGGATATTGGTGCCTTTGTAAGAGTAGGATCATCAGACAGAGTTACCCAATTATCCAGATGCAGGAACTTCATAGACATAGTGGCCCAATTCACATGAACATTACTTGATGTTTGCAACCAAGAGATACCAAGGATGAGGTCCACTCCACCAAGCGGAAACAAGAAACAATTTGCAGTTATTTGCAGATTGGACAATTGAAATTCCAAATTATGGCAAACACCCGGGGAATTGGTTCGATGACCATCACCCAATTTGACCCCAAATTAAGGTGTTAAGTTTACTGGTATTTGAATAAGAGAAACGAGTTGAGTAGCAATGAAATTATGAGAGGCACCACTCTCAATCATAATGGTGATTGGATGACCTTGCAAGAAACCTGTAAACTTCATTATACGAGGGCTAGAAATTCCTCCCACAAAGTAAAACGACAATTCCAGCAAAGAGAATTGAGTTTCATCAACATGAGGTAAAGTCGGTGGTGATGACTCTGGTTTGGCTACTTCAATAATACCATCAAAAGGAACCTCATCATCATCGGCGATAATCAAAGCCCGTAAATGCTTATTGGGACGGTCAGGCTTGGGGCTATAATGTTGATTACATTTGTAGCAGAGACCCTTAGCCTTAAGATCCAGGCATTCCTTATTAGAAAGATGTCTAGTATCGTGAGGACCAGAAGAGTCCTTGGCAGGTGGCACCGCTGGCGATAATAACAGATAATAGGAGGTGACATAGGACCCTTGGGTGGAAAATTGGCCAAAATTGATGGCCTactaggcttagtgatgatacaCGCCCGAATATCGCTTGCCTGATGGGCGTTCGCCCATTTAGCAGATAAAAGGCGTTCGCCCGCAAATCAAACCTGCGGACTTTCGCTCATGAAACACGCTTATAGGACGTTTGCCCACTTAGCAGGTATACACTTGCCCACGAATAGTGTTCGCCCAATAAGCCTATGGCACATTCGGACAAGGAAGGTTTCCTTCTCCCAAAACAGGGTTTCGAGATACTCCTGAGTTGGAATCTTAGCAGGAGAATAACTTATAGACCAACAAGAACTTTATTACCAATGAAGTTCGAGATGTCAAGGGATCAAACCCTATCATAGCACTCATAATTAATAGGAGTCTAGTTgatacctctctctctctctctctctctctctct harbors:
- the LOC110654689 gene encoding uncharacterized protein LOC110654689 isoform X2, yielding MWGFGGRYYWGRRERKRVGIVVIFAWMSSQEKHVKSYVDLYSLRGWDSLVCHSQFLNMFFPEKAEVLAFDILNILIEELKMKPCPLVFASFSGGPKACMYKVLQDDCRLVRDCISGYIYDSSPVDFTSDLGRRFVVHPSVLKISHTPRVLSWMANVICNGLDAVFLNTFESQRAEYWQTLYSSVSMGVPYLILCSESDDLAPYQVICNFTKRLRELGGDVKLVTVNGSPHVGHYRVHPIDYRAAVTELLGKAAAVYSQRIQRLEGERIGVERTHDKISEPICDLRKAAASPNQSFRGVTIQPSDHFFMPSSVGYYEGRDVGSLQDEQKQGLIHLPGPPSTNAHGVLGQILFDVCVPKNIEGWDIRPSTSLSRQPYASTRRHVPFNPIKCIRRSRL
- the LOC110654689 gene encoding uncharacterized protein LOC110654689 isoform X1 — its product is MWGFGGRYYWGRRERKRVGIVVIFAWMSSQEKHVKSYVDLYSLRGWDSLVCHSQFLNMFFPEKAEVLAFDILNILIEELKMKPCPLVFASFSGGPKACMYKVLQIIEGKCKLEMNLDDCRLVRDCISGYIYDSSPVDFTSDLGRRFVVHPSVLKISHTPRVLSWMANVICNGLDAVFLNTFESQRAEYWQTLYSSVSMGVPYLILCSESDDLAPYQVICNFTKRLRELGGDVKLVTVNGSPHVGHYRVHPIDYRAAVTELLGKAAAVYSQRIQRLEGERIGVERTHDKISEPICDLRKAAASPNQSFRGVTIQPSDHFFMPSSVGYYEGRDVGSLQDEQKQGLIHLPGPPSTNAHGVLGQILFDVCVPKNIEGWDIRPSTSLSRQPYASTRRHVPFNPIKCIRRSRL